CCCAGGGGATAGACCTGCCACCAGATCGCGTGCTCTACCCAGCCCGGTGCCGTCACTGCGTCAGCCGACGGTGGCCAGCGTCTGGGAGGCGACGATCGCTTGGGCCACGCCCGAAACGATCGCCGCGGCCTTGAGCGCCTCCTGGATGGACTCCCGGGTTACGCCCGACTCGCGCAGCGTGTGCTCGTGGGCGGCCACGCAGTCCGGGCATCCATTGATCGACGACACGGCGAAACACCACAGCTCGAAGTTCGCCTTCTCCACGCCGGGATTGGCGATGATGTTCATCCGCAATCCCGCACGCAGATCGTCGTATTTCCCGTCGAGAAAGCCCCGGCCGCGGTAGAACACGTTGTTCATGCCCATGATCGAGGCGGCTCCCAGCGCCGCGTTGTACGCCTCGGCGGACAGGATGTCCGCCGCCTCGGCACCAATCTCGCTGATTACCTGGGGGTTCCGCGTCGCCGCGGCGCTCGCCAGCAGCGTGCCCCACAGCTGTTCGTCGTTGAGCTCGGTCGTGCGCGTGATCGAGCCCAGGTTGAGCTTGAGGTCCTTGGCGTACTCGGGCAGCACTTCCTTGAGGTTTTCGACGCTCATCTCGCCTCCTAATCAGGCCTTGTACCCGGCCGGGCGCGAACTAAGCCGACGCCTTGAGCAGCTCGGTGGCGTTCAGCGTCGGGTCGCCCTTGCGCCAGTTGCAGGCGCATAGCTCGTCGGACTGCAGCGCGTCCAGGACCCGCAGCACTTCCTCCACGTTGCGTCCCACGGATCCGGCGGTGACCGAAACGAATTGGATCTCGTTGTTCGGGTCCACCAGGAAGGTCGCCCGGTCGGCCACACCGTCGGCGTTGAGGACGCCGGTGGCCAGGCTCAGTTCCCGCTTGATGTCCGAGAGCATGGGGAACGGCAAGTTCTTCAGGTCCTCGTGCCGGGCCCGCCAGTTGAAGTGCACGAACTCGCTGTCGATCGAGACACCCAGGACTTGCGCGTCGCGGTCTTCGAACTCGTCGTTCAGCTTGCCGAACGCGGCGATCTCGGTCGGGCACACGAAGGTGAAGTCCTTGGGCCAGAAGAACACAACGCGCCACTTGCCTTCGTGGTCCTCGTTGGTGATGGTGGTGAAGTAGTCGCCGGGCTGCTTGGCGTCGACCTTGGACAGGTCGCCGGCGATCAACGCGGTGAGCTCGTAGGCGGGAAACTGGTCGCCGATGGTCAGCAAAGGCATGGCTCTCCTAATTTGGATTAACTCAAGATTAGCTTTCCCTGTCATGGTGCCCACATGCCCTGTCTGAAGTAAAGGTGATATTTCCCACTACACTTATAGGCATGCCCGATAAGACTTATCAGCCCACCATCGCCGGCCTGCGGGCCTTCGTCGCGATCGCCGAAAAGCGTCAGTTCAGCGGCGCCGCAACCACTCTCGGCGTCAGCCAGTCCACCTTGTCGCAGGGGCTGGCGGCGCTGGAGGCCGGGCTCGGCACCCAACTGATCGAGCGCTCGACACGGCGTGTCCTCTTGACGCCGGAGGGCACCGACCTCCTACCGCGCGCCCAGGACGTCATCGAGGCGATGGACGCGTTCAGTGCCGCGGCCGCGGGGGCATCCGATCCGCTGCGGGCCGGGATGCGGCTGGGACTGATCCCGACGGTGGCGCCCTACGTGCTGCCGACCGTGCTGGCCGGCCTCTCCGAACAATTCCCGGGCATGACGTTGCGGGTGACGGAAGACCAGACCGAACGGCTGCTGACGGTGTTGCGCGAAGGGGCGCTGGACGCGGCGCTCATCGCTTTGCCGGACGACACCAGCGGGATCGCCGCGATCCCGATCTACGACGAGGACTTCGTGCTGGCACTACCGCCCGGGCATCCGCTGGCCGGAAAACGCCGCGTCCCGGCGGCGGCACTGGCCGACCTACCGCTGCTGCTGCTGGACGAGGGGCACTGCCTGCGCGACCAGGCTCTGGACGTCTGCCACAAGGCGGGCGTGCGGCCGGAGCTGGCCAACACCCGCGCGGCGTCGCTGGCCACCGCGGTGCAATGCGTGACCGGCGGCCTCGGGGTGACGCTGATTCCGCAGAGCGCGGTGCCTGTCGAGGCGACCAGAAGCCGCCTGGGTCTGGCCCAGTTCGCCGCGCCGCGCCCCGGGCGGCGCATCGGTTTGGTGTACCGCTCGTCCAGCGGTCGCGACGAGTCCTACCGGCAGCTGGCCGCGACGATCGGCACCTTGGTCAGCAGCCGGCACCAGGTGCGGCCGGTGAACTAGCGCGGCAGGCGAAGGTAGGTTCGGCCCATGGAAAAGGTCATCGCCGTCCTCATGCGCGCCGATTCGGGCGAAAAGTGGTGCGTCCGTCAGCGGGGCCCCGTGGCCGACGCGCTCTTGGAGCTGGGCCTGCCGGGGCTGGCGGTCAACGTTCGCGACGACGCGGTACGCCATTCGCTGATGACGCTCACGCAGCTGGACCCGCCGGTGGCGGCGGTGGTGAGCATGTGGACCCAGCAGTGTTACGGCGAGCAGATGGCGGCGGCCT
This genomic interval from Mycobacterium sp. SMC-2 contains the following:
- a CDS encoding alkyl hydroperoxide reductase, which produces MSVENLKEVLPEYAKDLKLNLGSITRTTELNDEQLWGTLLASAAATRNPQVISEIGAEAADILSAEAYNAALGAASIMGMNNVFYRGRGFLDGKYDDLRAGLRMNIIANPGVEKANFELWCFAVSSINGCPDCVAAHEHTLRESGVTRESIQEALKAAAIVSGVAQAIVASQTLATVG
- a CDS encoding peroxiredoxin produces the protein MPLLTIGDQFPAYELTALIAGDLSKVDAKQPGDYFTTITNEDHEGKWRVVFFWPKDFTFVCPTEIAAFGKLNDEFEDRDAQVLGVSIDSEFVHFNWRARHEDLKNLPFPMLSDIKRELSLATGVLNADGVADRATFLVDPNNEIQFVSVTAGSVGRNVEEVLRVLDALQSDELCACNWRKGDPTLNATELLKASA
- a CDS encoding hydrogen peroxide-inducible genes activator — protein: MPDKTYQPTIAGLRAFVAIAEKRQFSGAATTLGVSQSTLSQGLAALEAGLGTQLIERSTRRVLLTPEGTDLLPRAQDVIEAMDAFSAAAAGASDPLRAGMRLGLIPTVAPYVLPTVLAGLSEQFPGMTLRVTEDQTERLLTVLREGALDAALIALPDDTSGIAAIPIYDEDFVLALPPGHPLAGKRRVPAAALADLPLLLLDEGHCLRDQALDVCHKAGVRPELANTRAASLATAVQCVTGGLGVTLIPQSAVPVEATRSRLGLAQFAAPRPGRRIGLVYRSSSGRDESYRQLAATIGTLVSSRHQVRPVN